From the Jeongeupia sp. HS-3 genome, the window ATGGCGCTCGTCATTGCGTTCCGGCCTGCGGCACGGTCAGTTCGCGCCACAAGCACGTGCCCTTGACCGATTTATCCAGCACATCGAGGTAGGCTTCGTGCAACGCCAGATCCTCGCTCGGCACGCTGGCGACGATCAAGGGCTTGCGCGGCCGGCCCTGGCTGAACGAGGCGGCGTCGGCCGCGGCATCGCCGGAGGCGAAGTCGATCAAGAGGCTGTCCTGACCACGGGTCAGCGCCAGATAAACTTCGGAGAGCAGTTCGCAGTCGATCAGCGCGCCGTGCAGGGTACGGCCGCTGCGGTCGATCTCGAAGCGGTCGCACAGGGCATCGAGGTTGTTGCGCTTGCCCGGGAAGGTGTCCTTGGCCATCTTCAGCGTGTCGATTACGCCCGACACGTAATCGGTGATCGGCCCGCGACCGAGCTTGCCGAGCTCCATGTTCAGGTAGCCGACGTCGAACGGCGCGTTATGGATGATCAGCTCGGCGCCGTCGACAAAACGCAGGAAGTCGTCGGCAATATCGGCGAACTTGGGCTTGTCGGCCAGGAACGCCGTCGTCAGGCCGTGCACGTTGAGCGCGCCCTCTTCCGAATCGCGGCCCGGATTGATGTAGCAATGCAGGTGACGGTCGGCCGACAGCTTGCGATCGACCATTTCGACCGCGGCGATTTCAAGGATGCGGTTGCCGTCTTCGACACGAAGGCCGGTGGTTTCGGTATCCAGAATGATTTGCCGCATCAGGCTCTCCCCAGCGCCACGTCGACGCCGCGATTGGCGAGCTCATCGGCGCGCTCGTTCAGTTCGTGCCCGGCATGGCCCTTGACCCAGTGCCAGCTGACCGCGTGGCGGGCGACTTCACCGTCCAGCCGCTGCCACAGGTCGGCATTCTTCACCGGTTTCTTGTCGGCGGTTTTCCAGCCGTTTTTTTTCCAGTTGTGAATCCAGGTTTCAATGCCGTTCTTCACGTACTGCGAGTCGGTCCACAAGGCCACCGCGCACGGCCGCTTGAGCATCGCCAGCGCCTCGATCACCGCGGTCAGCTCCATGCGGTTGTTGGTGGTATCGCGCTCGCCGCCAAACAGCTCTTTTTCCTGCTCGCCATATTGCAGCAGCGCGCCCCAGCCACCGGGGCCGGGGTTGCCTTTGCAGGCGCCATCGGTGTAAATCGTAACTGTAGTCATAATCTGCGAAGGCCCGACATGCGCGCCCTCTTGTTCCTTTTGTGCGCCACCGCGACTCAGGCGGCGACGTTTTGTCCTTACAAACTGCCCGGCAACGACAAGAGCGAGCGCTGGGTCAACCTGACCGTGGTGCAATACGTCGAACTATCCGATACCGAAGCCCACCTGATTTTCGGTGGCGGCAATCTCGGCAGCGGTCACGATGTAAAAATCCCGCTCAAAAG encodes:
- the dnaQ gene encoding DNA polymerase III subunit epsilon; translated protein: MRQIILDTETTGLRVEDGNRILEIAAVEMVDRKLSADRHLHCYINPGRDSEEGALNVHGLTTAFLADKPKFADIADDFLRFVDGAELIIHNAPFDVGYLNMELGKLGRGPITDYVSGVIDTLKMAKDTFPGKRNNLDALCDRFEIDRSGRTLHGALIDCELLSEVYLALTRGQDSLLIDFASGDAAADAASFSQGRPRKPLIVASVPSEDLALHEAYLDVLDKSVKGTCLWRELTVPQAGTQ
- the rnhA gene encoding ribonuclease HI, with protein sequence MTTVTIYTDGACKGNPGPGGWGALLQYGEQEKELFGGERDTTNNRMELTAVIEALAMLKRPCAVALWTDSQYVKNGIETWIHNWKKNGWKTADKKPVKNADLWQRLDGEVARHAVSWHWVKGHAGHELNERADELANRGVDVALGRA